In Pelmatolapia mariae isolate MD_Pm_ZW linkage group LG8, Pm_UMD_F_2, whole genome shotgun sequence, one genomic interval encodes:
- the LOC134633854 gene encoding ras-related protein Rab-5C-like, producing MAGRGGGGANRPNGAAAANKICQFKLVLLGESAVGKSSLVLRFVKGQFHEFQESTIGAAFLTQTVCLDDTTVKFEIWDTAGQERYHSLAPMYYRGAQAAIVVYDITNTDTFDRAKNWVKELQRQASPNIVIALAGNKADIANKRAVEFQEAQAYADDNSLLFMETSAKTAMNVNEIFMAIAKKLPKSEPQGTAGQGGRTRTGVDLEQTNPQGSSSSRCCGGN from the exons ATGGCTGGACGTGGTGGTGGAGGAGCGAACAGGCCTAATGGTGCTGCAGCAGCAAATAAAATCTGCCAGTTCAAGCTGGTCCTGCTGGGAGAGTCAGCGGTGGGGAAGTCGAGCTTAGTGCTGCGCTTTGTCAAAGGGCAGTTCCACGAATTCCAGGAGAGCACCATTGGAG CTGCTTTCCTCACTCAGACGGTCTGTCTTGACGACACCACTGTGAAGTTTGAGATCTGGGACACAGCGGGTCAGGAGCGCTACCACAGCCTGGCTCCAATGTACTACAGAGGGGCTCAAGCAGCCATCGTGGTCTATGACATTACCAACACA GACACTTTTGATCGTGCAAAAAATTGGGTGAAGGAGCTTCAAAGGCAGGCCAGTCCCAACATAGTGATCGCTCTGGCTGGCAACAAAGCGGACATCGCAAACAAGAGAGCTGTCGAGTTTCAG GAGGCACAAGCCTATGCCGATGACAACAGTCTGCTTTTTATGGAGACCTCAGCCAAGACTGCTATGAATGTCAATGAAATTTTCATGGCTATAG CGAAGAAGCTACCGAAGAGCGAGCCCCAGGGTACAGCTGGACAAGGTGGGCGGACAAGGACAGGAGTAGATCTAGAACAAACTAACCCTcagggcagcagcagcagccggtGCTGCGGCGGCAACTAA
- the LOC134632896 gene encoding three-finger toxin MALT0070C-like — protein sequence MKTVIVAVLVLLVVSQSEALKCYCGGLWYCLSSVEFCHGFNNVCSTVFLNAESTPRYSKGCMKSNVCRTVIRPGVLSIHCCSTDLCNRY from the exons ATGAAGACTGTGATTGTtgctgttttggttttgctgGTCGTCAGCCAGA gtGAAGCCCTGAAGTGTTACTGTGGAGGTCTGTGGTACTGCCTAAGCTCTGTGGAGTTCTGCCATGGCTTTAACAATGTCTGCAGCACTGTCTTCCTTAATGCAGAATCTA CTCCCAGATATTCCAAAGGTTGCATGAAGTCAAATGTCTGCAGGACAGTGATTCGGCCTGGTGTACTATCTATCCATTGCTGCTCAACTGATCTGTGCAACAGATACTAA